In Andreesenia angusta, the DNA window TTATCTGCATTTTCATTCAGGTCATTTACGTTTATATAGTCTGTTCCCTCGGGCTTCTTTAAAGCATAATTCGTTGTAGTTTTCATTCTCTTAAATCACTCCTTCCCAAGTTCTTAAGTCTTCCCAAGTCTGAGTCGCAACTTCACCCCAAGTCTTTCCTGATACAAAGTTCCAAGCATTGTAGGTAAACTTATAAGATATCCCTAGGTGTGCCGGAATTATAATGCCTAAGGCTTCCTTTAGCCCATCTATATTATCCGGTACTCCTTTAGTTCCTACGAACTTGATTTCATAGAGTCCTGGAGTAGCCGTCTCATTGACTTCCACCTCTCCGTTTGAAAAGGCTACAGCCACACTCTTTATAGTCTCTTCTGTGGTTTGCTCGAAGGTGGCTCTCTTTCTAGCCCTTATCTGTTCTCGTCTTTGGTCATACTTCAGAGAGTCTACATTCTTTATTCCAAGGTCACGCTCGTAGATGTATAGAAGCTCTATGGCTGTATCAAGGAACATATTCCTCTCGACCACTTCCAAGGACTGCTCTATCCCTCTGAACTCTTTGTCATAGGCTTTGAGTATCTCTTTGAAGTAAGTAGAGTCTCTCTCGTATAGTGGCAGATAGTTCAGCATAGCCGAGTAATAATCTCTATTGGAGACTACTATATTGACCACCATTTCTGATATCGCTTTAGCTATAGCTGGAGAGTGTTCTACGGTCACACCTTGCATTTCAAGCTCCGTCAGCATTTCATTTAGTGCGCCGGAACTCTCTATATTGACACCAGTGGCTACCGCCTCTGTTTCAGATTCGGCCAGTGCCAGTCTATAGTCTTCCCACAGATTTGTTCGCAAGTCGTCCCAAACTTTGAGGGTGCTTTCTCCCCAAGTTTGTTCTGTTATGATAGCCATAACATCACCTACTTAAGTCGCACTATCAAGTAGTTTTTAGGTATCTTATACTGGCTGGATATATCTATAGTCTTGGCAAATTCCGCTGGACAATAAAAAAGCATATTCCCCGCTGTCGATGCGTCGAATATGCCTATATGTGTTATGCTCCCCCAATTCTCTGCCGCTATTGGGAAGAGTATGTCTGCGTCATTCGATGTCTGGCCAGAGTTGGGTAAAATGAAACTGGCTAATTGTCTTGCGTAGCTCAGTTGCTCCACCTCTAATTCCCCATTGAAAAGGGCTACGTATACTGGGGTTGTCCTTAGATTATCTGTTAGCACTTTGTTTTTCAAGTATGTCGTCATATGATTCATTCTTTCCACCTCCTATGTTGCTGTAATAGTGCCTATTACGGGCACTTCTGTTTCTGTGAGTGGTATATTCGCTGTACCTAGATTGACAGTGAGGTTTTGATAGTCGAGGACTCCTAGTGTATCTATAACTATCCCTCCTATCTTGGCCCAGCTTACAGCAGTTCCAGTAAAGGATAGGGTCTTGAAATACTCTTCCATGCCAAGCCTTATATCCTCCGTCACATCTGCAAGCAGATAGCCAGTGTCGAGGGTAAGAGTTACAGCTACGTCTATAGTTTTAGGTGCTGCACCTTCCACTGTAACTGTAGCGCCAAAAGGTCGTTGCTCCTCAATATAGTCCGTCACGCTTTGCACTAGCTCTGTGTCGGGAGGTTGTCTGTTGCTGTCTACTACGACCACCTTAACTGTCAAAGGGCCATTCCAGATAGGATATACTTTTACGTCACCTACTCCGACTACTTCCATAGCCCACTCTTCGTAGTGGTACTTGTTTCCGGCCTTTCCTGGGCGCTGTAGCTTTGCATAGTACCTCTCTCTAAACTCATCGTCACTTTCAGGCTCATAGCCTCCAGTAGTAGGTTCTGCGTTGTATACGTCCACAAGTCCCTGTATCGGTAGCGGAAACTCTATGATGGCATTAGCTGGTACATTCCCTATAGCTCCTACCTGTTGACTCTCTACAGCTACATTGACAGACCCAGAAGCAGGTATCGTGGTTTCTTCCATTATGATAAAGTCCACATCACCCGTACTGACTATAGCTCCAATACTAATCTTTGCGCCTTCCTGTCCAGATATAGTTGCCACTCCATTTGCTGGAGTTCCTATCTTCCTAGTCAAAGGAGTGGAGGCTGCGATAAACCTTTCAAGTTCTGTACCGCTTAAGTTCTCTATGTCGAGTTTGTCTGCCACAGAGCCAAGCTTCAAATAGAAGTTTGCTAGCTCTATTGCTGCTGGATTTATAGCATCGTGGACCATACTGTTTTCAGTCTTGTCTACATTCCTTGCTGTGTCGAGCATACTGTTTTTCAGTTTCTCTTGTGTCATATCGCTATACATAATTTCTCACCTCCCCATATGGAGTGATTGCCGTAAATGCTACACTTAGAGTGTCTTCTACTAGCTGTATATCAAAGTCTTTCATCTCTAGCACATAGTCGGATAGATTGGACTCTACAGCCTCTTTTACAAGCCTTTCTGCCTCCGACTCTGTAAAGCCTCGAGTGTATTTACCTATAAGGTCCTCCATCTCGTGGCCGTAGTCCCAACTGAAAATCATGTATCTGTATCGTTGGGTGTTGAGTAGCTTCCAGATCCAAATCTTCACAGCTTCATTTCCCTCGACCTTATACATCTTGCCATTCTTAGTTTTGAAGTCCAGCTTTTCAAAATCCCATGCCCACTCTCTAGCCATAGGGAGCTCTTTCACTTCGTCCACCAGTTCCACCGGGTCTGTAAATGGGAATATACTCACTACATCACCTCCGATAGTCTAGCCAAGATAATAAAGAGTTGCTTGTCTGTTGTAGGGAGTACCGCTACGATATCTCCCTTTCTCAAAGTACACTTTGTGAAAAGTTCAGTCTCAACTCCAATGCTTGCAAACCCATGTGAGTGGTCTCCTGAAACAAGGGTCGCTCCTGTTGGACTTCCATCTTGAAATGATATTTTCCGACTATGATTTTCTAAAAGATAGTCAGCTATAAGCAGATTATCATTGTCGATTTCAAGTTCCCGAATTTTGATTAGTAAGTTAGGGGGCTCTTGTATTACTGTAGCTATTTCAATGCTTGGAGGGTTGTTCTTGCCACCTCTACTTGACATAATGTCGAGCATTTTACTGTATGGATTGTCTTTCATAAAACCACTTCCTATATCAATACTTTCAAGGCGAATAAAAGCACTGGAAGAGAAAACAATATAAGTCTTAGTGCTATTCCAGCATCCTCTGTTTTGTCATCAGCGTGAAGCATCATACCACCGACTAAAGCACTCGTTAATATGAAGGTATAAAATGCTAATATCTTCATCATCATTATCCATCAATCCCCCTTATCCTGTAGCCACATGTAAATCTGTTTCCAAGTTTTGAATATACAACTCCTTGACTTGGTGTTGCGGCTTCTATAAGTCTATTGTTTCCAAGGAAAACTCCAACGTGGCCAGACTGCCACAAAATATCTCCCGGCTTAAGCTGAGACTTATTTATTCTTTGGAATCTACTATCCCCAGGTATAGTCCCTGTAGTCATCTGGGCATTTTGTGTTAGCCCTGCCTTTACCATCGCTCTTCCTACAAGGCTAGAACAATCAACCGCCCAATTCGTCATCCTGAATTCTTGACTATACTTCCACCCAGCAAAGCTTTCAGCCGCCTTAATAAAGGCCTGTCTCTTTCCAGTAGCACTAGACGATGAACTGCCCTCTGTGACCGTGTAGTACCTGAGAACATGGTCCACATAGTTGACATCTCCGTATTTAGACCAGCCCATCTTTTCCGCCCATATACGGGAGAACTCTTTCGCATTTGCCTTGGAATATCCTCCACGAGCTTTTGCCCAAGGAACCCAAGCAGGTCCAAAGTTGTAACCTTGAAGTGCAAGTTTGATATTCTGCATATCTGACGGGCTTTTTACACCAGCCTTGTTTATAGCGTCTCTGAACTCCTGTACTCCACACCAGATAGAATAGTCGCTATCTGTTATGCTGTTTGGTGCTCTTGAGAACCTAGTGTTATACCCACACTCTGAAGCTTGCATAACGTCAGCGTACCTTCCACCAGACTCTTGCATTGTCAGAGCCATTATAAGCGGTACATATTCAGACACACCAAACTGTTTGGCATACTTCTCGATGGTAGGTTTCCATTTAAGCACCGCTTGACTTACATTCGCACTAGCTGTTCCATTAAACGAACCACCACTAGCCCTTTCCTCTTCCGGATCACTTCCAGCATTCTGTTCGTCCATAAGGTTTTTATATGCAAGCCCTAGGCTCATAAAATGCTGACCCCCTTCTAGGCGGTGCTCGTCTGTATCAATCCAGAATAGGCCCTGTAGCCCTGTGTAAGCCTCTCTTATTACTACAGCGTTTCCAGCTATGCAGTTCAGGTCTCCTAAAGCTTCAACCTTGGCTGACTTTCCTATGCCTTGCAGCATGGCCTTTGCCCTTGCTGTAGCGTCAGCACCTTTCTCCGCCTTGTAAACATCTTGGAGTATGCCGACTACACCTTCACTTTCCGGAAGATTCACTGTGCCTATATGGGCTCCCTCTTCAGAGTAAATCTGCACCCTATTTATGGAGTCCTCCATGCTTTCGCTGTAGGTAGCATTTAAAAGATTGACTCCAGCATCTAGGGTGTATTTAGCTATGGTAGTTCCCTTTTCTATTATCCTTAGCTTTCCTTCTTCCATAATGGGCATGTATGGCTTGCCTGTCTTTTCGTACTCCATAGTGTAGGCTGTCATGATAATGTTGTAGAGCTCCACACCCTCGAAAATACGGGTTATTGGAGAGCCTTCAATAGCATGGCGCAACTCTATGCCGAATTCCTTGCATATTCGCTTTGTAAGAGCGCCTGGTGTTTCACCTTTGACGTTGTAGGTCGCCTTGCTTTTAAGTAAATAGATAAGCCCATCGTAAACAGTCACGCTCATTTGACTGCCGTCGATGGACTTCTCCTTGAAAAATACATACCCTCTGAATATTTCTTTTGCATCTATGAAAACTTGTATCATATCCCCCATGGCTATATTCACTCTAGGGAGATAGTGGTCACTAGGAGAGACTACTATGTTCATGCTGACTTTCCTAGCCACCTGCTTATAGTCTCCACTCCAGTTTAGATTCTCCACTATGTCTGTTATATCCGTATTCTTGTGATAGACTTTCATCACCATATAATCAGCTCCTGTCCAGGAGTCACGACATTGGGATCCTTTATATTGTTTCTAGCCGCTATGAGTTTATAGTTGTCAAAGTTGCCTGTAAGCTTCTTTGCTATATTTCCAAGGGTGTCACCGGCTTGGACTATATACTTTTCAGGTATCTCCTTGAAAACCGGCCTAGCTCCACTTTGACTATAACCCTTCTCATTGCTTTTTACCTTTACGTTCATAAACACATACTCTGAAAGGTCTAGAGAATAATATACATCGCCAGTGCCGTCTCTTTCGCCGTATTTGAAGTTCTCTATGGCGAATGGTATGTTTATATTCGTTCCGGTTATTATTAGCCTTATAGGCTCTTCTGTAGCTTCCCATTTCTCTATCTGCTTTACACAATCATAGGGTTTAGGGAATCCTCTATACTCGCAGAAAGAATACTCCTGTGCCGGAAAGAAGGTCTGTATACTCATAGCTCTCAGACGTGATTTTCCGATAAGGTTGATCTCTCCAAGCTCTTGTAGCATAACCTTTGTATTGTTCTTTCCAGTGTCCACTTCAAAGTCAGGAGGCAAGACCGGAAGTCTTAATCTCTCCTTGTTGTTTCTGAAACTAAGCCAAAACTCCATATCTCACCCTCCTATGCCATATTCATGTCTGCTTCTTCAAGCTCTTTTACTATCTTTTTCGCTACTTTAGTAGTTATAGTATCTATATCATCTTCTTTTCTGACTACTATCTCATCTGCTAACTTAGGTATAGTTATTACTATTTGTTTTCCGGATGTCGCTTCTTTTCTGCCATCTTCTCTTGCCATCTGTACCGACTTATCGTGAGGATATACCCTTGATCCACTATCAAGGTCTATTATTTCTCCGCCTCTCTCATGAACCTGTACCATACCACCTTTCCAATAGTCAGTACCTTTTGCAAGCTGCGGTATGAGTGGTATATTGACTCCCATTCCACCTATTCCCGGAACATCATCAGGTATTTGGATTTTGTTTGCAGCCTTTATAAATCCATTTATATGTCCAATCAGCCCATTGATAATATTCTTGGCTATACCTGCTATGGTTCCAAAAATACCCTTGAAGATTCCAACTACCCCCTGCCAAGCAAGCTCCCAGTTTCCAGTGAAAACTCCAACTATAAAGTCTATTATTCCTTGTGCTATAGTGATTATCCCATTTAAAACAGTGGTTATTATTCCTACTGCGGTAGAAACAGAGCTAGCAATAATTGGCCACACCACTGAAAAGATACCTGAAAAAACTGTTATAGCCCCCATAACTAAATTAAGGGCTATTGAAACAATGTCACCAAACAATCCCCAAGCTTTCTGGGCTATGCTCGTTATATCATTTCCATGTGTCTCCCAGAGAGCTTTTACAGCTCCTACTGCACTAGAAATTATGCTCTTTATAGCACTCCAGACCATGTCTATTTTATTTCTTACGGTTTCATTGGTTTGGTATAATTTCACGAATACAGCTATTACAGCTGCAACTATGGCAATTATAGCAGCTATTTTTATTACTATCAGAGTGGCAGGATTTGCTATAGCTTTCATTATGCTACCCGTAGTTTTCACTTGCTTTGCAAATGCTGAAAACTTAAGCATTCCACCCCCTACGATTGTAGTTATTTTCCCAAAAACAAAAAGAGCAGGGCCTATCGCCGCTGCTATCATAGCTAGCTTTATTATGGTTTTTTGAGTTCCTTCATCAAGACCTCTGAATTTTTCAGCAAACTGAGTTAGCTTATCCATCCCAGAATTTAAGTAAGGAAGGAATATACTTCCTATGTGCTCACCCAATAGTCTAAATTGATTTCTTAATAGCTGAATTCTTGCCTCTGTTGTTCCATATTTTTCTGCTGCTTCTTTGCTCAAAGCTACATTCTCTTCCCATGCTGTAGTCCCTCTTGAGATAGCATCTTTGAACAAGTCGCTTGCCTCTGTTGCACGAAGCAAGGTGTCTCTTAACCTTACTTCAGATATTCCCATTTGATCAAGTATTGCTATAGCAGACATCCCATTTTTTTCAGCATCTCCTAGTCCTTGTATGAATGTTGATAAGGCTTCAGCTGGATTGCTTTGAAATAGCTGTGAAAATTCTGTATCTGTAAGTCCTGCGACTTTAGAAAATTCACTAAGTCTTTCAGAGCCCGTTTCTACCGCAAGTTGTATGTCTACCATTACTTTAGAAAAAGCTGAGCCTCCGGCCTCTGCTTCAATTCCAACCGATGATAGCGCTGCTGAGAAGGACATTATTTGTGCCTCTGTTAGCCCAATTTGTGACCCCGCACCGGCCAGCCTCATTCCCATAGCAACTATATCTGACTCTGTAGCAGCAGTGTTGTTTCCTAAGTCAACTATTACACTTCCTAGCTTGTCTATATCCTTCATGCTCATTTGAGTTATATTTGCAAATTTTGCAAGTTCACTAGCTGCTTCATCCGTTGTCATATTTGTAGCTACACCAAGATTCGCTATAGTTTCAGAGAAGTCAAGTATATACTCCTTTGCTACACCTAGTTGTCCGGCTGCTTCTCCAATGGCATAAAGCTCATTTTTATCTATAGGTATTCGGAGTGAAAGTTTGTCGAACCCCTTCTGAAGTTGTTCGAATTCTCTTTCTGTTGCATTCACTGTTTTTCTAACTCCTGCAAAAGCAGTCTCAGAATCTATAGCTGATTTTATAGCAGCAGCTCCAAGTCCCACTATCGGAAGAGTTATCGCTTTAGTTAAGCCTGATCCAGCACTCTCCATGCTTTTACCCATAGACTTTACTTCTTTTCCAAGTTTCTTCATTTCTTTATGAGAGTTTATCGCTTGCTTTGTAACCCGCTCTAAAGTTCCTGAAAAGTTATCTCTAAGCTGTATTATCGCATCCAATACATGTGCCATTACATTCCACCACCCTCAGACTCTTTTACTTTATCTTCAATTTCTTGTCGCATAAAAGCATTAACTATGCACTTTTCACCAGATGGAAGCCAGTAGTATTTACTAGGCTCCCATCCCTTATATCTAAATAACAAGTACATAATCTGAGTTTCAGGGTCGGTGGATATTAGTTTTTTACTTCATCCTCTGGCTCATCATCTTCGTCGTCAGCTTCAAATCCACTTAGTATACTAATCCTTTTATAAAGCTCGTCAATCTCTCCTGGAAGCAGTATTTTAGATACAAGCTCGGTAGGAGTTGCAGCTCCATATTGCTCTCTTAGTTTAGGGTCCTTGAATGATGGTTCCTTGACACCTTCTAGCAGAGTATGGACCTTCACTGTAAACATATGAATATCTCTTATATTTCCTTTTTTGCCTAAGTCGACTCCTCTTTTCTGGATATCAGAGTGAGTGTCACCATCTAGTGCTACACATTTAAACTCTATTTTTTCTCCAGCCATATCGCTAAATCTTTTCATTTCAACCATTTCTACTGGTTTTTCCATAACCTTCTTTGAATCAAGCTGTAGTAACTTATCTGTTAAACTCATTTATATTCACTCTCCTATTTTTTATTCGTCTATTGTGTCTAGCAAATCCCAATCTGTAAAAGAAAATGGAATCGATTCTTCTCCAAGTTTCTTGGCTTCCCAGTCTACTAAAGTCATTGTCTCCAATGTCGCATCTTTTATATGAACCCTCTCTGCTCCTAGTGCATCTGGGTCTTCTAGTTTTGATGTAAACGATATAGTTGTCTGTTTCCCCGCCTTCAGATTTTCGCTCATAAGCTTGAGAAACTTGGAGGAAACTTTGTTTAGCTTAATTTCCCCCTTGCCTTCATATCCCATGAGTTTTTTGCCTTTTCCAAGTTTTCTGACTCTATTAACCGTTTCAAAGTCCATCTCTATTTTGGCACTCATTCCAATCACTTCTGCCAAATAGTCTGAACCCGACCAAGCTTCACCCCAAGTTCCATTAATAACGTTACGGTCTTCAAATGTATTCAAGTTTAATCACCCCTTATATTGCTATTGGAAGTGTGATATCTTCTATAGCGTCTAGTATTTTTATGCTAGCTTTCAAAAACACCTTGTCGTCTGTTTCTGCTTCTTTTATTTCTTTTGTACTCATTTCTTCAACAGCATATCCAGTAGCTTTCAGATATGCTCTTTGAGCATCTATATCTATCTCAACTACGCTGGAACCCTTCAACAGAACACCTTCTCGTTCTAGCTCCTCTAGGTAGCCCTTTACCGCTGTTATAAGAAGGCACTTGTTGTCATAACTATTTGCATACTTTCCAAGATAGTTGTCTTCTGCTGTCATCCTTACGTCGTCATATATCAAGTCCATAGCTTCAACTATCTTTATCTTCTTGAAACTTTTTAGCTTAGATTCAGTTGTAGTTACTAGTGAGTTTACTCCTCTAGCAACCTTGACTTTTTCACCATCGTGATAAAGCATGAACTCCCCTGCATCAATCCTAGAATTGTACTCCTCTATGGTCAACTTCTCACAGTCTATTACCTCTGGTAACGGAGCGAATGTAGATGCAATGCTAAGTGGAGTCCCCGATAAAAGGCCTGCTATTCTAGCGCAATATTCAGCTACAGTGTACTCTTTGTCTTTTGTTTTCATCCAGGCTGTAGTGACATTAATAATGCCCTCGTGATCGCCTGGGTGGTTAGGCAATACAGCCTTAACTTTTTTGCGCTTAGTGCTTCTAAGGCTCTTAATCCATGTTCCAATTGATGGCACATCTGCTTCTGAAATCTCAGGAATGGCTAGGTAATTCCACTTTACAGTTTCTAAGTATTCTTTAGCCTCTGTATAGCTTACTGGAGCTAGTTCAGTTCCAACAGGAACTATATATAGGATTATTTTCTTAGGAGGGGTTTGATATCCCAAGAATGCAAGCTCTACCTGCGTCTTGTTGAAATCATTAAGACCGCTAGGAATCTCTGTAACACTTGATATCTCTATAGCACCTGCTTGCAAAGTATCCTCTAGTATTAGAGCCACTGTGCCTTTCTTTCCTCTTTCTAAAGCTCTCGCACCTGCTTCACGGAAACTTATATCAATACTTGGTAGTCCCATTAATTATCACCTCTTATATTAGTTAAAATTTCACCCATGACAGTGGTTGTTTCTTTCTTCTCTATATTTTCAAAGTAGTCCAGATCAAATTTGAATTGAACTATTTCATCTACTATCGAGGATTTTATATTTTTAAGAGTCAGCACCCTACTTCCTACTTTCAAAGTCATCCCAAAGGCTCTTTGCAAGCTGTTCATCATCTTTAGGCTGTCTAGTTCTATATTCTTTTTAGGAAAATAGTTCGTTACAATTATCAGCTTATTCGACTTATAGTTTTGGGTTTCGAATTCACTCACCACTGGTATTATTTGCGTAAAAAAAGAAGGCCTCTTGAAGCCTTCTCTTGTCTCTCCTGCATTTATATCTATGTCTGGAAAATTCGTTTTTAAAACCGTATTTACAGCTTTTTTTATTTCTACAAAGTCCACATCATTTCAACTCCTCGTATAGCTTGTCTAGCCATTTTTCAAGCTCAGCCGCTATTGGCTGCTCCATTTCCTTTACTGTTTTTTCAAAGAAGAACTGTCCTTCCACAAATCCAACTTCATTTCCGCTTGGAGTTACTTTCCTATGACCATTCTCTACTAAGTGAAAGTGAGGGGCAGTATTTGCTATGCCTTTTTGATATGAATCGCCGACTTTCTCTACTGGATAGAGCTTATAGCTTTTAACTATCGTCTTTCCCTTTGACTTTAACATTGGAGTATTTGCCTTAGCAGCTGTTCTGAGCTTTCCACCAACCCTATTAAGCTTATTTGTTATTTTGTCAGGTGCTCTCTTTTCAACAAGTTTTATTTTTTCTATAAATTCGTTCAATCCGTCTATCTCGAATCCACTCATTGACTATCAACCTCTTCTACACAGTTAAGCTCCATATAGGTATGTCTTCCAGCTATGTCTATGACGGCCTCTATTTTTAAGACCCTTCCCTCCCACTCTAAAATCATTGAGGGGTGAATGTCTTTTCTATATCTTACAGTCACTCTGTACTGAAGTTCCGGCCTTATTTTCTTAGCCTCCGTGTATTCACGCCCTCTTATGGGTATTACTTTAGCCCAAACAATTCCTACAGTAGATGGTATTTGTACCTTCTCGCCAGCCTCATTAAATCCATAGCCGTAAAGGTCTATTATCTTTACTCGCTGTCTCAGCTCTCCTGGATTCATAAAATCACATCCTCTTGACTATACCTTAGCTGGTTTATCATAGTATCCAAATTAAGGCTCATTCTTGCAACATGACTTCCGACTTGCTCGAACTGCCTATTTTCGTAAAAATGCGAAATAAGAAGGCATATCGTAGTTTTATAGAGTTCATTTGTGTAGTCTTTTCTGACCCCTGCATTTTCTAGATACTTCTCACTGGACACCTGTAGTCCAGCAAGAAGAGTATCTTCTTCTATTCCATCTATTCTAAGATATGTTTTAATTTCAGGTAGTTCCACTCACTATCAGCTCCTTAAGATACTGTTATTTCTCCATACACATAGGCATCTTTGTCTGCTTGTATTACATCAAACAACTCTATAACTCTTATAAGCGTCTGATTCTTAGCAAATCCAGCATGTTCTGAAGTTGCAAACTCTAGACCTTCCCTTGCTACGAATGTAGCCCCCTCTTTAAGTGCTCCGTAGAATATAGGGGCTTTCTTTGTAGTCGTGCCCGTTGTAGGCAGAAGTGCATTTGAAAAAACCTCTACCGGATATCCCCCAAACATTTTCTGTGTAGGGTTGGTAGGGTTAGGCTGAAGTATAGGTCTTCCAGTGCCATCCAGTGCAGCATCAAGCACATCGAAAGCGTCTTGGTTCGTTACTATCA includes these proteins:
- a CDS encoding putative phage tail protein; amino-acid sequence: MAIITEQTWGESTLKVWDDLRTNLWEDYRLALAESETEAVATGVNIESSGALNEMLTELEMQGVTVEHSPAIAKAISEMVVNIVVSNRDYYSAMLNYLPLYERDSTYFKEILKAYDKEFRGIEQSLEVVERNMFLDTAIELLYIYERDLGIKNVDSLKYDQRREQIRARKRATFEQTTEETIKSVAVAFSNGEVEVNETATPGLYEIKFVGTKGVPDNIDGLKEALGIIIPAHLGISYKFTYNAWNFVSGKTWGEVATQTWEDLRTWEGVI
- a CDS encoding phage tail fiber protein, producing the protein MNHMTTYLKNKVLTDNLRTTPVYVALFNGELEVEQLSYARQLASFILPNSGQTSNDADILFPIAAENWGSITHIGIFDASTAGNMLFYCPAEFAKTIDISSQYKIPKNYLIVRLK
- a CDS encoding baseplate J/gp47 family protein — encoded protein: MYSDMTQEKLKNSMLDTARNVDKTENSMVHDAINPAAIELANFYLKLGSVADKLDIENLSGTELERFIAASTPLTRKIGTPANGVATISGQEGAKISIGAIVSTGDVDFIIMEETTIPASGSVNVAVESQQVGAIGNVPANAIIEFPLPIQGLVDVYNAEPTTGGYEPESDDEFRERYYAKLQRPGKAGNKYHYEEWAMEVVGVGDVKVYPIWNGPLTVKVVVVDSNRQPPDTELVQSVTDYIEEQRPFGATVTVEGAAPKTIDVAVTLTLDTGYLLADVTEDIRLGMEEYFKTLSFTGTAVSWAKIGGIVIDTLGVLDYQNLTVNLGTANIPLTETEVPVIGTITAT
- a CDS encoding DUF2634 domain-containing protein is translated as MSIFPFTDPVELVDEVKELPMAREWAWDFEKLDFKTKNGKMYKVEGNEAVKIWIWKLLNTQRYRYMIFSWDYGHEMEDLIGKYTRGFTESEAERLVKEAVESNLSDYVLEMKDFDIQLVEDTLSVAFTAITPYGEVRNYV
- a CDS encoding DUF2577 family protein — translated: MKDNPYSKMLDIMSSRGGKNNPPSIEIATVIQEPPNLLIKIRELEIDNDNLLIADYLLENHSRKISFQDGSPTGATLVSGDHSHGFASIGVETELFTKCTLRKGDIVAVLPTTDKQLFIILARLSEVM
- a CDS encoding XkdQ/YqbQ family protein — encoded protein: MVMKVYHKNTDITDIVENLNWSGDYKQVARKVSMNIVVSPSDHYLPRVNIAMGDMIQVFIDAKEIFRGYVFFKEKSIDGSQMSVTVYDGLIYLLKSKATYNVKGETPGALTKRICKEFGIELRHAIEGSPITRIFEGVELYNIIMTAYTMEYEKTGKPYMPIMEEGKLRIIEKGTTIAKYTLDAGVNLLNATYSESMEDSINRVQIYSEEGAHIGTVNLPESEGVVGILQDVYKAEKGADATARAKAMLQGIGKSAKVEALGDLNCIAGNAVVIREAYTGLQGLFWIDTDEHRLEGGQHFMSLGLAYKNLMDEQNAGSDPEEERASGGSFNGTASANVSQAVLKWKPTIEKYAKQFGVSEYVPLIMALTMQESGGRYADVMQASECGYNTRFSRAPNSITDSDYSIWCGVQEFRDAINKAGVKSPSDMQNIKLALQGYNFGPAWVPWAKARGGYSKANAKEFSRIWAEKMGWSKYGDVNYVDHVLRYYTVTEGSSSSSATGKRQAFIKAAESFAGWKYSQEFRMTNWAVDCSSLVGRAMVKAGLTQNAQMTTGTIPGDSRFQRINKSQLKPGDILWQSGHVGVFLGNNRLIEAATPSQGVVYSKLGNRFTCGYRIRGIDG
- a CDS encoding LysM peptidoglycan-binding domain-containing protein, which produces MEFWLSFRNNKERLRLPVLPPDFEVDTGKNNTKVMLQELGEINLIGKSRLRAMSIQTFFPAQEYSFCEYRGFPKPYDCVKQIEKWEATEEPIRLIITGTNINIPFAIENFKYGERDGTGDVYYSLDLSEYVFMNVKVKSNEKGYSQSGARPVFKEIPEKYIVQAGDTLGNIAKKLTGNFDNYKLIAARNNIKDPNVVTPGQELIIW
- a CDS encoding phage tail tape measure protein, with the protein product MDAIIQLRDNFSGTLERVTKQAINSHKEMKKLGKEVKSMGKSMESAGSGLTKAITLPIVGLGAAAIKSAIDSETAFAGVRKTVNATEREFEQLQKGFDKLSLRIPIDKNELYAIGEAAGQLGVAKEYILDFSETIANLGVATNMTTDEAASELAKFANITQMSMKDIDKLGSVIVDLGNNTAATESDIVAMGMRLAGAGSQIGLTEAQIMSFSAALSSVGIEAEAGGSAFSKVMVDIQLAVETGSERLSEFSKVAGLTDTEFSQLFQSNPAEALSTFIQGLGDAEKNGMSAIAILDQMGISEVRLRDTLLRATEASDLFKDAISRGTTAWEENVALSKEAAEKYGTTEARIQLLRNQFRLLGEHIGSIFLPYLNSGMDKLTQFAEKFRGLDEGTQKTIIKLAMIAAAIGPALFVFGKITTIVGGGMLKFSAFAKQVKTTGSIMKAIANPATLIVIKIAAIIAIVAAVIAVFVKLYQTNETVRNKIDMVWSAIKSIISSAVGAVKALWETHGNDITSIAQKAWGLFGDIVSIALNLVMGAITVFSGIFSVVWPIIASSVSTAVGIITTVLNGIITIAQGIIDFIVGVFTGNWELAWQGVVGIFKGIFGTIAGIAKNIINGLIGHINGFIKAANKIQIPDDVPGIGGMGVNIPLIPQLAKGTDYWKGGMVQVHERGGEIIDLDSGSRVYPHDKSVQMAREDGRKEATSGKQIVITIPKLADEIVVRKEDDIDTITTKVAKKIVKELEEADMNMA
- a CDS encoding phage tail assembly chaperone, which translates into the protein MSLTDKLLQLDSKKVMEKPVEMVEMKRFSDMAGEKIEFKCVALDGDTHSDIQKRGVDLGKKGNIRDIHMFTVKVHTLLEGVKEPSFKDPKLREQYGAATPTELVSKILLPGEIDELYKRISILSGFEADDEDDEPEDEVKN
- a CDS encoding phage tail tube protein, whose amino-acid sequence is MNTFEDRNVINGTWGEAWSGSDYLAEVIGMSAKIEMDFETVNRVRKLGKGKKLMGYEGKGEIKLNKVSSKFLKLMSENLKAGKQTTISFTSKLEDPDALGAERVHIKDATLETMTLVDWEAKKLGEESIPFSFTDWDLLDTIDE
- a CDS encoding phage tail sheath C-terminal domain-containing protein, with protein sequence MGLPSIDISFREAGARALERGKKGTVALILEDTLQAGAIEISSVTEIPSGLNDFNKTQVELAFLGYQTPPKKIILYIVPVGTELAPVSYTEAKEYLETVKWNYLAIPEISEADVPSIGTWIKSLRSTKRKKVKAVLPNHPGDHEGIINVTTAWMKTKDKEYTVAEYCARIAGLLSGTPLSIASTFAPLPEVIDCEKLTIEEYNSRIDAGEFMLYHDGEKVKVARGVNSLVTTTESKLKSFKKIKIVEAMDLIYDDVRMTAEDNYLGKYANSYDNKCLLITAVKGYLEELEREGVLLKGSSVVEIDIDAQRAYLKATGYAVEEMSTKEIKEAETDDKVFLKASIKILDAIEDITLPIAI